In Treponema denticola, one genomic interval encodes:
- the dnaX gene encoding DNA polymerase III subunit gamma/tau: protein MEYQVTATRRRPQRFEDLLGQEFVAATLQKSIEAGKIAHAYLFSGPRGCGKTSSARILAKVLNCAEGPKPTPCGHCTACEEITAGSCLDVIEIDGASNTSVNDVRQIKDEILFPPNSNRYKIYIIDEVHMLSTSAFNALLKTIEEPPPYVVFIFATTEIHKVPATIKSRCQQFNFKLVSIEILKQALADAAAELGIRADDEALYWIAREATGSVRDAYTLFDQVAAFSDGHITFEKIHEKLGLTGVDSINKLVSACVAKKGQEALSILDGILQGGISVEQVVSDCADYFRSLLLVKHGITKEALIGQRADRFPQDILQGWTTVQIERALSIMLQLFKDLRFSIDQRYELELAVSRLSWLGDYVSSADLKAAFDAAQNLMANRRTNDGAGKPVPDRKESMEASGFNRENKAFYAEQPKESPRPFNNAGSLTEQFKAVLRRDNKLDGFPEKKNEEKQPVLDNVPSGNVSFEKKDEKQETVLQTARNLEKSFNTVEELKEPLIEALLEKSGILSSAVGQSKDWVLKDDSLTLFARSTFDFSLIQNQKDSIAGALFDITGKKFKLIIKEYIPPEVDTVKEEEIKEPEKIRMILDVFMGKIVDHKSLETEIEEGEENDIKSVDAPLAIQEQNI from the coding sequence ATGGAATATCAAGTAACAGCGACACGGAGAAGACCTCAGCGTTTCGAGGACTTGCTGGGTCAGGAATTCGTAGCCGCAACATTGCAAAAATCGATTGAGGCAGGTAAGATAGCCCATGCCTATCTTTTTTCCGGCCCGAGGGGCTGCGGTAAAACAAGTTCGGCTAGAATTTTAGCAAAGGTGCTTAACTGTGCCGAAGGGCCGAAGCCCACGCCTTGCGGCCATTGTACTGCCTGTGAAGAAATTACTGCCGGTTCGTGTTTGGATGTAATCGAAATTGACGGTGCTTCAAATACAAGTGTAAATGATGTAAGGCAGATAAAAGATGAGATTTTATTTCCTCCGAATTCAAACAGGTATAAAATTTATATAATTGATGAAGTTCACATGCTTTCGACAAGTGCATTTAATGCTCTTTTAAAAACCATAGAGGAGCCTCCTCCCTATGTAGTGTTTATTTTTGCTACCACCGAAATTCATAAGGTTCCGGCTACAATTAAAAGCCGCTGTCAACAGTTTAATTTTAAACTCGTATCGATAGAGATACTAAAGCAAGCCCTGGCAGATGCAGCCGCTGAGCTGGGGATAAGAGCAGATGATGAGGCTCTTTATTGGATTGCCCGTGAAGCAACCGGAAGCGTAAGGGATGCTTATACCCTTTTTGATCAGGTTGCAGCTTTTTCGGACGGGCATATAACCTTTGAAAAGATACACGAAAAACTCGGCCTTACAGGTGTAGATTCAATCAATAAGCTTGTTTCGGCTTGCGTTGCAAAGAAGGGGCAAGAAGCTCTGTCTATCTTGGACGGAATTTTACAGGGCGGAATCTCGGTCGAGCAGGTAGTTTCAGACTGTGCAGATTATTTTAGAAGCCTTTTATTGGTAAAGCACGGTATTACAAAGGAAGCTCTCATCGGGCAAAGGGCTGACCGCTTCCCTCAGGATATTTTACAGGGATGGACAACAGTACAAATAGAAAGAGCCCTAAGTATAATGCTTCAGCTTTTTAAGGATCTAAGGTTTTCTATAGATCAGCGTTATGAATTGGAGCTTGCAGTTTCGCGTCTTTCTTGGCTCGGCGACTATGTATCTTCCGCAGATTTAAAAGCCGCCTTTGACGCAGCTCAAAACCTTATGGCTAACCGCCGTACAAATGATGGAGCAGGCAAACCTGTTCCTGACCGCAAGGAAAGTATGGAAGCCTCCGGTTTTAATCGGGAGAATAAAGCTTTTTATGCAGAACAGCCTAAGGAGTCCCCGCGCCCTTTTAACAATGCGGGCAGTTTGACCGAACAATTTAAGGCCGTTTTAAGACGGGACAATAAATTAGACGGGTTTCCGGAAAAAAAAAATGAAGAGAAACAGCCGGTTTTAGATAATGTACCTTCAGGTAATGTGTCTTTTGAAAAAAAAGATGAAAAACAAGAAACCGTACTTCAGACTGCCCGCAATCTAGAGAAATCTTTTAATACTGTAGAGGAATTAAAAGAACCTCTAATTGAAGCTCTTTTAGAAAAGAGCGGTATCTTATCTTCAGCAGTAGGGCAAAGCAAGGATTGGGTTTTAAAAGATGACAGTTTAACATTATTTGCCCGCAGCACTTTTGATTTTTCTTTAATTCAAAACCAAAAAGATAGTATAGCAGGAGCTCTTTTTGATATTACGGGAAAAAAATTTAAACTTATCATAAAAGAATATATACCTCCTGAGGTTGATACGGTTAAAGAAGAAGAAATTAAGGAGCCTGAGAAGATAAGAATGATATTGGATGTATTTATGGGAAAAATAGTCGACCATAAAAGTTTGGAAACGGAAATTGAAGAAGGAGAAGAAAATGATATTAAATCCGTTGATGCGCCTCTTGCAATTCAAGAGCAGAATATTTAA